Within the Maridesulfovibrio zosterae DSM 11974 genome, the region TAAAGTTAGCTGGGATGCTGAAGGTCGTAGAAATCGTTTTTGCAGCGGTCATGAGAACTGCAACCGGACCAACACAGACAGCACAGATTATATAATTTGAAACAAGTTGACCGGCACGTATTCCAAATGCTTCACGCACTGCTATGGCAACACCTTCGTCACCGGGGAAAGCCAGGGCCAGTTTTGCAAAGAGTATTGCGAAAACAGCTCCAAGACTCATTATAAATGTCCATGCGGTAATTGACCAATCATGTAGTTGCATATGTGCAATTGGGGGCAACAAAATAATACCAGACCCAAGTACTGCTCCTACTATTAAGCCGCTTAATTGAAGTGTACCAATGACTTTCTTTTTCATAATATTACCTTCTTAAATTTGTTTGCTGAAAAGCTAGCAGAGAACTTTATATTCGCATAACTGAATTTTATGATTGATAGGTTCAGTAAAACAGATAAGAATGAGGGGAATAAAATCTGGAAGGTCATATATGGAAATCAGACATCTTATTTCATTTAAGGCAATCGTAGAACATGGAAGTTTTATAAGAGCTGCAAAAGCACTTAACTACGCACAATCTTCAATAACTTCCCATATTCAGGCACTTGAGGATTACTATGGTCATCCTTTATTTGATCGTATAGGTAAAAAAGTGATTCTTAACTCATTTGGATCGCGGGTTTACAAGTATGCAATTCCTTTTCTTGCAAGCTATGATGGCATTTGTGAGCTTCATAATATATCTAGTGAACCTTCTGGAACTCTATATATAGGTGCACCTGAATCTACGCTGATTTATAGACTGTCGCCAATCTTGCGCCAGTATAAAAAGCAATATCCTGCTGTTGAAGTTATTATGCAGAATTCCATCTGCTCAGATATGCGTAAAGCTTTAAAAAATGGCGAGCTTGATTTGGCCATATTGCTCGAAGGTGAGGTGGAAGAATCTGACTTGATATTCAAGCCCTTATATGAAGAACCTATGAGCATCATTATGCCTGGTGATTATCCTTCTAGTGAACTTATCAATACTGGTCGGCATGCTGTCATCTATACAGAGAAAGGATGCAGCTACCGTTCTGTGTTTCAGAAATTTTTGGCGGAAAAAGGTATTAAAGCTGATAATATTATAGAAACAGCCAGCATTGAGGTTATCAAGCAGTATGTGCTTTGTGATATAGGTGTTTCATTTTTGCCATATATAGTTGTTAGAAATGAAATAGAGTCTGGAAAAATAAAACATATTAAGTGCCACTCAGATAATCCGGTAATGGTAAGGATCGCTTACCATAAAAATAAATGGATTTCCCCCGCAATGGCTGAGTTTATCAGGCTTGTGGTTGTGGAATCCCGTAAA harbors:
- a CDS encoding LysR family transcriptional regulator gives rise to the protein MEIRHLISFKAIVEHGSFIRAAKALNYAQSSITSHIQALEDYYGHPLFDRIGKKVILNSFGSRVYKYAIPFLASYDGICELHNISSEPSGTLYIGAPESTLIYRLSPILRQYKKQYPAVEVIMQNSICSDMRKALKNGELDLAILLEGEVEESDLIFKPLYEEPMSIIMPGDYPSSELINTGRHAVIYTEKGCSYRSVFQKFLAEKGIKADNIIETASIEVIKQYVLCDIGVSFLPYIVVRNEIESGKIKHIKCHSDNPVMVRIAYHKNKWISPAMAEFIRLVVVESRKW